A genomic window from Neoarius graeffei isolate fNeoGra1 chromosome 5, fNeoGra1.pri, whole genome shotgun sequence includes:
- the apoeb gene encoding apolipoprotein Eb yields the protein MKAVAVVLALALVAGCHARSLPDADQPLVRWEETVNQFWEFISDLNTQSSDAVENLKNIQLNKELDTLITETVAELKVYRENVEAKLNPYATKETSEQLKQELDLLTSKLQNDMHDAKERATQYLQELKTLMVQNSDDVKNRIQSYTRKLKKRLGKDIDEIRNTVATYLGELESRARQNAEVVKSQFEPSAKQVHEGVSQKLSTISELLQSQSQGVSQQLEDQAKVLKQQLEETAENLRTSLDGRIEELTSLLNPYTEKIREQLQAVLDKIKEASAALPAPL from the exons ATGAAGGCTGTTGCAGTGGTACTTGCTCTGGCACTTGTTGCTG GTTGCCATGCTCGCTCTTTGCCTGATGCTGACCAGCCTCTGGTTAGATGGGAAGAGACCGTGAATCAATTCTGGGAGTTCATCTCCGACCTTAACACTCAGAGCAGTGATGCGGTGGAAAACCTAAAGAACATCCAGCTCAACAAGGAACTTGA TACTCTGATAACTGAGACCGTGGCTGAGCTGAAAGTGTACAGGGAAAATGTTGAGGCCAAACTGAACCCCTATGCTACAAAAGAGACTTCAGAACAGCTGAAGCAGGAACTGGATCTGCTGACCAGCAAGCTGCAGAATGACATGCATGATGCCAAGGAGCGTGCCACCCAATACCTACAGGAGCTGAAGACCTTGATGGTGCAGAATTCAGATGATGTCAAGAACCGTATCCAGAGCTACACTCGTAAGCTCAAGAAACGCCTGGGGAAGGACATCGATGAGATCCGCAA caCTGTGGCCACTTACCTGGGTGAGCTGGAGTCCCGTGCCAGGCAGAATGCTGAGGTTGTAAAGAGCCAATTCGAGCCCTCTGCAAAGCAGGTGCATGAGGGTGTTAGCCAGAAGTTGAGCACCATCAGTGAGCTGCTGCAGAGCCAAAGTCAGGGTGTGAGCCAGCAGCTGGAGGACCAGGCCAAAGTGTTGAAGCAGCAGCTGGAGGAGACCGCTGAAAACCTGCGTACTTCCCTTGACGGTCGCATCGAGGAGCTCACCAGCCTCCTGAATCCCTACACTGAGAAGATCCGTGAACAGCTCCAGGCTGTCCTGGATAAGATCAAAGAGGCCTCAGCTGCTCTCCCTGCCCCACTGTAA
- the LOC132886206 gene encoding apolipoprotein Eb-like, with protein MKVFVVLVLAVFTGCQANLLYADEPKPQVGQLTFAFWDYVAKAKHTAEDTLKSISESQLGQDVSVRISEGAHVANQYATSLQKELSPRVQNILNKILNEAEVLRERHKQDLTTVKDKLQSYAEDLRIQILSRLEELKVAVAPYAESFDSEALKTTVLQETKEHRRHLKENLKELYSQLEPYAEVISEKVQPYLQEFWNDLEPLAERLEKILNGQKTYAQALERSLTPYARYLFDHLLQLYFVLADTD; from the exons ATGAAGGTGTTTGTGGTACTGGTTCTGGCTGTGTTCACAG GTTGCCAAGCCAACTTGCTCTATGCTGATGAGCCCAAGCCACAGGTGGGGCAACTGACTTTTGCATTCTGGGACTATGTTGCAAAGGCAAAACACACTGCTGAGGACACACTGAAAAGCATTAGTGAGTCTCAACTGGGGCAGGACGTCAG TGTTAGAATTTCAGAAGGTGCTCATGTGGCCAATCAGTATGCTACCAGTCTCCAGAAAGAACTCAGCCCTCGGGTCCAGAACATCTTGAACAAAATCTTGAATGAGGCTGAAGTTCTGAGGGAGCGTCACAAGCAGGATCTGACCACTGTGAAAGACAAACTGCAGTCCTATGCTGAGGATCTGAGGATCCAAATTCTGTCCAGATTGGAGGAGCTGAAAGTAGCTGTGGCTCCCTATGCTGAGTCCTTTGACTCTGAAGCTCTGAAAACTACCGTGCTTCAGGAGACCAAGGAGCACAGGAGACATCTGAAAGAGAACTTGAAGGAGCTGTACTCCCAGCTGGAGCCCTATGCTGAAGTAATTTCAGAGAAAGTACAACCTTACCTGCAGGAATTCTGGAATGACCTGGAACCTCTGGCTGAGAGGCTTGAGAAGATTCTTAATGGTCAGAAGACTTATGCTCAGGCCCTGGAAAGGAGCCTGACCCCCTACGCACGATATCTGTTTGACCACCTCTTGCAACTGTATTTCGTCTTAGCTGATACCGACTAA